A genome region from Meleagris gallopavo isolate NT-WF06-2002-E0010 breed Aviagen turkey brand Nicholas breeding stock chromosome 7, Turkey_5.1, whole genome shotgun sequence includes the following:
- the LOC100546408 gene encoding glycerol-3-phosphate dehydrogenase, mitochondrial, whose amino-acid sequence MNLAIALTAARYGAATANYTEVLRLLKRTEPGSGKQRVCGARCRDVLTGQEFDVKAKCVINATGPFTDSVRKMDDQEVPNICQPSAGVHIVMPGYYSPDNMGLLDPATSDGRVIFFLPWEKMTIAGTTDSPTDVTSHPIPTEEDINFILSEVRNYLSVDVEVRRGDVLAAWSGIRPLVTDPNSKDTQSICRNHVVAVSDSGLVTIAGGKWTTYRAMAQDTIDAAIQAHNLPAGSSKTIGLLLQGAEDWSPTLYIRLVQDYGLESEVAQHLASTYGDKAFEVAKIAQVTGKRWPIVGKRLVSEFPYIEAEVIYGVKEYARTAVDIVSRRTRLAFLNVQAAEEALPRIVDIMGKELNWNEQKKKEELEAARKFLYYEMGYKVKSDQLTDSSEITLVPSDIERYKKRFHMFDKDKKGFITILDVQRVLEVKFPSAFFFFFNLFTVCTRC is encoded by the exons ATGAACCTCGCCATCGCCCTCACCGCTGCCAGGTACGGCGCTGCCACCGCCAATTACACTGAAGTGCTGCGCCTGCTGaagaggacggagccgggcaGCGGCAAGCAGCGCGTGTGCGGGGCACGCTGCAGGGACGTGCTCACAG gGCAGGAATTTGATGTCAAAGCCAAATGTGTTATCAATGCTACAGGACCTTTCACAGACTCGGTGCGCAAAATGGATGATCAGGAAGTACCCAACATCTGTCAGCCCAGTGCGGGCGTGCACATCGTGATGCCAGGTTATTACAG CCCTGATAACATGGGTCTGCTCGACCCAGCCACCAGCGACGGCAGAGTGATTTTCTTCCTGCCCTGGGAGAAGATGACGATTGCAGGGACCACAGACAGCCCCACCGATGTCACCTCCCATCCCATACCGACAGAAGAAGATATCAACTTCATTCTGAGTGAAGTGCGCAACTACCTTAGTGTTGATGTTGAAG TGAGAAGAGGAGACGTGTTGGCAGCCTGGAGTGGCATTCGTCCTCTGGTCACCGACCCCAACTCCAAAGACACGCAGTCAATATGCCGGAACCACGTTGTTGCTGTTAGTGACAGTGGCCTTGTCACCATAGCAG GTGGGAAGTGGACAACGTACCGTGCCATGGCTCAGGATACCATTGATGCTGCTATTCAGGCACACAATCTGCCTGCGGGTTCCAGTAAGACGATTGGGCTGCTGCTCCAGGGGGCTGAGGACTGGAGCCCCACGCTCTACATTAGGTTGGTCCAGGACTATGGACTTGAAAGCGAG GTGGCGCAACATCTGGCTTCTACATATGGTGACAAGGCTTTCGAGGTGGCCAAAATAGCCCAAGTTACAGGAAAGAGATGGCCTATTGTTGGAAAACGTCTTGTGTCTGAATTTCCTTATATCGAAGCTGAG GTCATCTATGGTGTGAAGGAGTATGCCCGCACTGCTGTGGATATCGTTTCCCGGCGGACTCGCTTGGCCTTCCTGAACGTGCAGGCTGCTGAGGAAGCTCTGCCAAGGATCGTAGACATAATGGGGAAGGAACTTAACTGGAAcgagcagaaaaaaaag GAAGAACTTGAAGCTGCAAGAAAATTTCTGTATTATGAAATGGGCTACAAAGTAAAATCTGACCAATTAAcagacagctctgaaatcacTCTAGTGccttcagatattgaaag GTACAAGAAGCGATTCCACATGTTTGACAAGGACAAGAAGGGGTTTATTACTATACTGGATGTGCAGCGTGTCTTGGAGGTAAagtttccttctgcttttttttttttttttaatt tgTTCACTGTGTGCACAAGATGTTGA